GCGTCAGCGATTTCGCGTATATCACGACCGAGGTGATGAACCGCAGCCTTCAGGCCGCCTATCAGCGCCGTGCCGCGACCTGGCAACTGGTCACGGGCTCCCCCCTGACCGCCACCGATTTCCGCGAGTTGCACTCGGTTCGCTTCGGCGGCGATTTCTCGCTGAAACCGGTGGCCGAGAACGGCGAATACCAGTCGGCCACCCTCGCTGACGAGGCCGAGGGCCTGAAGGTCGAACGCCGCGGTCGCACGATCAAGCTGACCTTCGAGGCGGTGGTGAACGACGATATGGGCGCGTTCCAGCGCATCCCGACGGAATTCGCCATGGCTGCCCGCAGCATGGAAAACTCCATGGTCTGGGCGCTGATCCGGTCCAACGCCACGTTGAAATCGGACAACATCGCCCTCTTTCACGCCAGCCACAGCAACCTGGGTGCGGGCGCGGCGGCAGCGGCGATCTCGGCCGCCTCGGTGGCAGCGGCGCGCAAGGCGATGTGGGAACAGCGCGCCTTCGGCACCAAGGACAAGGACGATTTCATGCAGGTCGAGCCCGACCGGCTGATCGTTCCGCCGGCGCTCGAGCTGGTTGCCTTGCAGTTCGCGACGGCGGTCACCCCGGCCGAGGACGGCAAGGTCAACCCCTACAAGTCCTCGCTGTCCCCCAGCGTGGTGCCGAACCTCGGCGCCGCGGCGGGCGGGTCGGACGCCGCCTGGTATCTGATCTCCAGCGATCTGCCGCCCATCGCGCATGCCTATCTTGAAGGCTACAACGCGCCGACGGTGCAGACGATCGAAGGCATGAATCCGGATGCCGTGACGATGAACGCGCGGCACATCTTCGGTGCCGCCGCCGTCGAATTCCGCGGCGCCTACAAGAACAACGGCGCGTAAGCCGGGTTCGATCCAAGCACGAAAGGGCGGCTTCGGCCGCCCTTCGTCATTTCCCCCCTTTGCGAAAGGTATGAACATGAAAAACTGGGTCCAACCGGGTGAGCATATCACCGTTCCGGCCCCCGCCGAGGTTTCGGGCGGCGAAGGCGTTCTTGTCGGTGCCATTTTCGGCGTGGCGCAGGGCGACGCGGATGTCGGCGAGCCGGTCGTTCTGGTTCGGCGCGGTGTCTTCGAGCTGCCGAAGACCTCGGCACAGGCCTGGACGGCCGGCGCCAAGGTCTATTGGGATGCGGCGGCCAAGCTGGTGACCACGACCGCTTCCGGCAACACCCTGATCGGTGCGGCCGTGGAGGTCGCGGCAAACCCGTCGGCCTCCGGCATCGTGTTGCTGGACGGCGCGATCCGCTGATGCCCAGCGTCTTCGACGGCATGACCGGCATCCTGTCGGACGTGTTCGGAGATCCGGTTATCTTCCTGCCGCGAGGCGGGAGCGCCCGACCGATCATGTCGATGTTCCGGGAAACCCCGCTCGAGGTCGACGGGGCCGACGGCCAGATCGTCCGCATCGATGCGCCGACCTGGCGCGTCCGGCGGGACTTGGCCGCAGAGGTCGGGCGCGGTGATCGGATCACCGTTCCCGACGGGCGGACGTTCCAGGTGATGGTGGTGCATCCGACAGGTTCGCCGGCGTCGGATGCTTTCCTGATCTGCGAATGCCAGCTGGTGGAGGTGTAATGGGTCACTACCGATCGGATGCGCGCGCCTTGGCGCGAACGGCGCTGATCGCGCATCCCCGCTTCGCCGCCTTCACCGCGCCCAAGGTCTGGCCGGGCGCGATCGATGCGGAAAGCCTGCCGGTGATCGGCGTGCTGACACCGCAGGACAGCAGCCGCATGGAGAGTTTCACCAGCACCGAACGCAAGACGCTGATGCAGGTGGCCGTGCGGCGCAAGGGCGGCGATGAGGTCGAGGACATCCTCGACGACGACAGCGAGGTAATCGAGGCGGTCGTTCTGGCGGCGATCAGGGCGCAGAACCGCTTCTGCTTCCTGCGCGAGACCTCGCTTGTCAGCAATACCGATGGCGCCCGGAATGTCGGCACGCTGGTGATGACCTTCGAAATCGCCAGCGTGCGGCCCGAGGCCACCCTGCCGGACACCCCCTGACAGAGCCAATCCGGGCCGCGCATGCCGCGCGGCCCCATCATTTCGACAAGGAGGGCTGATCATGCCTGCAACGAACGCCCAGATCGGTCTCGGGAGCCGGTTCGGCATCAAGAATGGTGCCACCTATACCGCCGTGGCCGAAGTCACGCGCATTACGCCGGCCGGCTGGTCGCGCAACACGGTCGACGCGACCCATCTCGAAAGCCCGGACGCCTATGCCGAATTCATCGCCGGACTGAAGACCGGCTCGGATTGCACCTTCGACGTGAACTGGATTCCGGCTCCGTCCGATCCGCTGCTGGCGGCTTTCGAGGCTGGCGATGGCGACTTCCAGATCCTCTTCCCGTCCGGAACGGTCGCGATGCAATTCGCCGGCGTGGTGACCGAGTTCAAGCCGGGCGAGGTGTCGCCCGAGGGCAAGCTTTCCGCTTCTGTCACGATCAAGCCCTCGGGCAAGCCGCTGATCGTCACCGTTCCGGCCCCGTAAGGACGCGCCATGAACCTGCAAGGAAAGATCACGCTGAGCCATGGCGACCGCTCCTATGCGCTGACCATCAACTACGCCGCGCTCTGCACCTTCGAGGACGAGACCGGCAAGAACGGCTTCGCCATGCTCAACATGCTGGCGGCCGGCGGCTTGCAGGCCGGGCTGGTCAGCGCCCGTGATCTGCGGGCGCTGATTTATGGCGGGCTGAAGGCGCATGATGGCACGGTAACGCTCGAGCTCGCTGGCGAGATTCTCGATGCGAACCCCGACGCCTTCGTGCGGGCCATCAAGGCCTCGATGCCGGAGGAGGGCGACGTGCCCAAGGAAGGCGGGCGGCAGGGAAAGCGTCGTCGCCCGAAGAGGCGCCGGGCGAAATAACCATCGTAAAGCTCTACCGGAACTACATCGCGGCGGGATTGCCGCCCGATGGGTTCTGGGCGCTGACGCCGCGCCTCTATGCGGTGCACATGCATGCGGCCATCGCTCGCCTGAAGATCGAAATGACCATGCGCAACCGCAGCGCCTGGAATACGGCCGCGCTGACCGGCGCCGCCATGGTCGGGAAGTTGCCCCGATACGAGGAGTTCTTCCGGCCGGAGACGGCCGAGGAGCGCGGGGCGCAAAGCGCGGAACAGCAGGAAACGGCCTTGCGCGTGCTGGCGGCCGTATGGGGCGCATCCGAACAGGAGTGATGAGGCATGGCGACGAATGTCGGTGTCTTGAAGGCCACGCTTGGTCTGGATACGGCCGGTTTTTCTGCCGGGATCGGCAAGGCCAAGACCGAAATCACAGGTCTCAATGATACGGCCACCAGGGCCGGCGCCCAACTGCGCTCGGCCGCTGGCGCCAATGCCAACCTGGTGTCGCAGTTCAACGACATCGGCGTCATGCTGGCCGCGGGGCAGAGCCCTCTGCAATTGGCCCTTCAGCAGGGCACCCAGATCAGCCAGGTGCTGAGCCAGATGGGGGGTGGAGTCGGCGCGTTGCGGGCCCTCGGCTCGGCCTTCGTCGGTATGCTGAACCCGGTCTCGCTGGCCACAATCGGCGTGATCGGCTTCGGTGCCGCGGCGGTCCAATGGCTCATGCCGGCCAAGGAGGAGGCAAAGAAGACCAAAAGCGCTTTCGACCAGCTCAAGGACAGCATGTCGACCTATAACGACGCGCTGAGCCTGTCGTTGCTATACACGGGCGAGGCCGAGAAGAAATACGGCGAAGAGGCGCAGCGCGGCGCTGATATCGCCCAACGCATCATGTTGATCGAGGCCGAGAAGACCCGCTCTTCGGTATCGAGCATTCTTGCCAAGGCCTATTCGGACATGGGCTTCGATGCTTTCGGGGATCGCGGGATAGATGGCGCCGGGCGCATTGCCTCGGCCAACCTGGCGGAGGCCGCTGGCAAACTCGGGTTCAAGTCGAGCTGGAGCGACACCCTGTTCGGTGTCGGTGGCATCAGCCGGGAAAATCTCGCGCTGGCCGAAAGCCTCGGCAACACGATGCGCGACATCTATACCTATGTCAGCCAGCCGGTGCCCGATGGCGGCCTCGACGATTATCTGATTGGCCTGCGCCAGCATCTGGACGATTACACCGCGCAGCTGAACGCGCTGAAGGATGCCGGCGCCGACGAATCGGCGCTGAATGCCATCAACGAGCAGATGGTGCCGCTTCAGCGCGCCTTGCTGGAGGGCGAGGCGAAGCGGGCCGAGATCCGCGCCGCCGATGCGGCCAAGGCTACCGAAATGCTGGGGACGCTGGAGCAGCAGCTCTACATGAACCAGCTGGTCGCCGAACATGGCAAGGAATCGGTGGAGGTGCGCCAGGCCGAGCTCGACGCCGAATATGCCAAGCAGGTCGCTGCCATCGAATCGCTGAACATCACCGATGAGCAAAAGGAGTCGCTCTACGACGCACTGGGCGCGCTGCATGACAACGAAAGCCAGACGCTCGCTTGGGCGGATGCCATGGCGCAGGTGAATGCCGAGTTGCAGGGAGCCTATTCGCTGATCGCTTCGATCGGCGGCGGCATGATCATGAATGCGAAGATCAATGCTGCAAGGGCGGTGCGCGAAGCGGGCGGCAGCGCCCTGGAGGCACGGCGCGCGGGTGAGATCGCTGCCCGGAAACAGGAAATCCTGAATGGTCGCGATACGTTCGGCTCGCAGTATTTCGGGATGTCCGACGTGGAGTTGCAGGGGCATCTCGATCAGGTCGATATCGATCAGTCGTTGCAGGACGAATGGTCGGGCCTGATCACTGAGCCGCGCCGGAGCCGTGGCGGTGGTTCTGGTCGCGGCGGCCGCGGGCGCCGGGGCGCAAAGCGCGAGCGGGCGAATGAGTTCGAGCGTGCGACGGCCGATATCCAGTCCCAGACCGAGGCCTATCAGCGCCAGGCCGAGGCCATCGCGCAGGTGACGGCGGCCGGCGGCGATTGGGAACACGCGCTGGCCGTGATCGAGGAGGAGCAGAAGCTGCTGAACGCCGCGCAGAAAGCCGGCGTCCCGATCACCGAGGAGATGAAGGCCAAGGTCAAGGAATGGGCCGAGGCGAACATCACCGCCGAAGAGACCCTGGAGCGCATCCGCACCGCCACCGAAAGGGGGACCGATACGGCGCGCGACTTCTTTGGTTCCATACTCGACGGCAAGGATGCCGCCATGCAGGCGCTGGAGCAACTGCTGGCCCAGATTGCCAAGGTCCAGTTCGCCAAAGGCATGCTCGGGTTGATCGGAAGCACATCGTGGGGCTCTACCATCATCAAAGGCATAGGGGACCTGCAATCATTCGACGGCGGCGGTGATACCGGTCCCGGCCCTCGCGCGGGTGGTCTGGATGGAAAGGGAGGCTTCCTGGCGATGATGCACCCGGATGAGACGGTGATTGATCGCACGAAGGGCCAGTCGGTCGGTGGCGGGGTGATCTTGGTTGAAATCGACAAGTCGCCCTATTTCGATGCGCGGGTGACCCAGATCGCGGATCAATCCTCAGCGAACATGGGCAAGGCCGTCAGCGCCAGCATCAAGCCCACGGTCCAGCAATACCAGGTCAACCCGAGAAAGAACCGCTGATGGCGCTCGCAGATGTTTATCCTTTGGCCTTCCTGTCCGATATTCTTCGACACCAAAGCCTGACCTTCTCTTTGCGTCGTTTCGACGAGCAGTCTGGATCAGGTGACGGGCGATTTTGGATCGCGAGGATGGCGCCGCCCCTTTGGGAGATCTCTGTGGCCTTGATTGTTCCTGGTCGCGCTTCTGCCGCCGAAATCAGCGCCAAGATACGGGCGTTGGACGGGATGCGGCGGCAGTTCCTGTTCGAGGACAAGAGCTATCGCCCCGCCTCGGGCGGCACCCCGGGCGGGTCCATCACGGTGAACAGCATCAATGCCGACCGGACGGCCATTGCGCTGGCCGGGCTGCCTGCCGGCTATCGCGTCACGGCAGGCGACCGCATGAGCATCGCGTGGGGCTCGGGCCGGTATTTCTTCGCCGAGTTCGCGGAGACGGTCACGGCCAACGGCAGCGGCGTCACGGCGCAAATCGCCATCATGCCCTACCTGCCGCAGAGCATTGCGACCGGGGCGCCGGTGGAAATGGCCCGCCCGCGCCTCAAGGCCATTGTCCCGCCGGGCGGCTTCACGCCCTTCACCGACATTCCGGGGCGCCTGTCGCAGGGCGCCTCGCTGATCCTGCTGCAAAAGACCTGAACCATGCGCACCTATGACACGAATTTCCTCGCGGCCCTGCAAGGCGCGCGCGACCAGGGCATTGCGCCGGTCTGGTTCTTCTGGATCAGGCCCAAGGACCGGACAACCGGGGCTGAGGTGCCCATGGGCTTCTGGTCGGGCGACGAGGATCTGACGCTGACGACCCCGTTGCCCGGCGGTGGGAACGAAAGCCAGCTCTACATGGGCGGCTGCAACCTCGCCATCGAGGGGCTGCAATATGTCGGCGACCTGAGCGACAACCCGGTGACCGTCACCCTGTCGCAGATCGCCGATGCGGCGCAGGAACTCGCGCGGGGAACCGATCCGCGCCTGGCCTATGTCGAGATCCACGCCACCAGCATGATCGGCGGTGCCTTCGTCAGCGCGCCGCAACTGCAATGGGTCGGCATCGTGGACGAGGGGCCGATCAGCACGCCGAGCTTCGGCGGCGATGGCGGCATCAGCTTTTCGGTGCGCTCGGAACTGATGGTGCAGCTGACCGCGACCAATCCGGCGAAGTCCTCGGACGCGCATCAGAAGCGCCGCGCGGCCGGGGATCGGTTCAGCGAATACGCCAGCACCATCGGCTCGCGCAACGTCCAGTGGTATAAGCAGGGGTGATGAGATGGAACGAACGACAGATTAGCTTGCCGCAAGCTTACCAAGGGTTAGCGAGCATCACTCTCTGAAATTCCCTTGGCGATATCATCGCTCAGTTCATATGCAGCCTTGAGGAAGAAGTGGATAAAATTGACGAGTTCGGCCACTTCTTCAACGGTACCGTCTGCGTCATGGGTAGCATCTCTGCCTAACAACCGGACTTTGTGCGCCCAGTCCGCGATAGGTTTTGTGATTATTCCTTTGGCAAGCAGATCATTTATCCTGTCAAAAATGGACTTCCCCTCTCCACCCAAGTCTTTCGTGCAGAGGTCGATCACGGTTCTGGATGTTGAAATGGGAATACTCGGGTCAAATCCTTGTTGGATCATCCGCTCTATATCAGGGACCAATCGTTGAACACGGTCTGGCCATGATGAATGGCTCTGCGGAGATTTTGGCTCAGGAAAAAGACGAAGCTCGTCCATGCTGAATCGTGAATTCGCCTTGCTGGTTGTGCCAATCTTTCGAAGTTCTTTTGTGTGGTTTATTAATTCTATCCGGGTCGCCTCGAACACGGCAAGTATCGGATAATAGCACTTTTGACAGATCAGGATGCCGGCTATTGGCAAAAGATCGTCCAATATCGGTCTGCTTCTTTGCCCTTTAGGTCATGTTGACAAATGGCGGAGCCAGAGCCTGATGCAGGCGACGTCGACGAAGCCAAGGAAGCTTTCGGCGGTTTTGTCGTAGCGGGTTGCAAGGCGGCGGCTATTTTTCAGCTTGTTGAAGCAGCGCTCGACCATGTTGCGCAGGGTGTAGATGGTCATGTCGACAGCCTTGCGCACCCTTCGGTTCCTTCGCATCGGTATCATGGGCAGGGCGTTGCGGCTCTCGATGTCTTCCCGAATTTTATCAGAGTCATAGCCCCTGTCGGCGACCAGAACTGCTGGTTGCGGCAGGTTGTCGGCCATCACCATATCATAGCCGGTGTAGTCGGAATCCTGCCCCGGCGTGATCTCGGTCCTCATCGGGAGGCCTGCGCCGTTGACGCGGAGATGGATCTTGGTCGAGAAGCCGCCTCTCGAACGGCCAAGAGCCTCTTTCGGAGTCCCCCTTTTGCGCCCGCCGCATGATGATGGGCGCGGATCACAGTGCTATCAACCATCTGGAGCTTGTCTGGCGCGATCCCAGCGTGGTTCAGCGCATCCAGGATATCCTCCCACAGTCCCGCCAAAGTCCAGCGGCGGAACTGACGGTAGACCGAGGACCACTTGCCAAACTCTTCGGGCAGATCGCGCCATGGCGCACCAGTCCTTGCGATCCAGAATATACCATTCAGAACAAGACGATGGTCCGCAGGTTTCCGCCCGTTAGGGTGCCGGACGGCACGAATGAAGCCCTCGAAGAAGGTCCACTCATCGTCGGATATCAGGTTGCGTGCCAAGTTCATCTCCCACGTAGAGATGAGCTTGAATCATAGGACGACTGCCAGAGGAATCCCTTTTGTCAACACGACCTAGGAAGGACATCTGCATGCGTACTCTTTTGATACAATTGCCTCTCTGTGTCGATAACAGCCTTAGCGGCCGCCTCGGGGAGAACTTCGCGCGGCCCGAACTCAGCAAGCTCAGCGAAGGTCGCGAGGTCAGTCTTGTTGCAATGGGGGCAAACTATGGAGGCAGTTAGCATGAATGAATCACCGAATCGCTCTTGGTACGTGTCGTCTGATACTATCCGCGCGGTAATCGAGAGTCATGCTGCCAACCGAATCGTGCTGGAGGTTGCAATGCTGGACTTTGTTGCGCATGCCGACCCTCGCTCGGTGGTTCTGGGGCTAGTTGATTATATTTTAACAGAACGCAAAGCGCAGGTGTAACGCACCAACAGAGTGACAGCGTTTTCATGCTTTTGAGGTATTCATGACCCAGACCCTCATGCGCTTGCCTGACTGGCGGGCTCGCTTCGCCGCCGAGATGGACCGCCAGCGCCGCGACCCTTTCACCTGGGGCTCGCAGGATTGCGCCCTGGGCCTTGCTGCCGGGGCCGTGCTGGCTGTCACCGGACAGGATATCGCCCAGCCCTGGCGCGGGCGCTATGTCAGCCCGTCCGGGGCAAGACGCGCGCTGCACAAGGCCGGATTTGCCGCTCTGGCCGATCTGGTCGCCTCGTTGCTGCCGGAAGTCCCGCCCGCCTTCGCGGATGTGGGCGATATCGGCGTGATCGAGGCGGATGGCCCCCTGAAACAGGCCCTGTGCGTCGTGGATGCCTCGGGCCTGATCGTCCTCACCGAAGCCGGCCACGGCCGCCGCCCGCGCGAAGACATGATCCGGGCCTTCAAAGTCGGATAAGACATGCTGAAAATTCTGTTTCTTGCGGTGATGGTCGCCACCATCGCCGGGCCTGCACATGCCGGGCCGGTCATGGCTGCGGTCGCCTGGGTCGGCGCCACGCTCAAGGCGGGCGGCATCGCGGCTGCCCTGCTGCGCGTGGCCATTGGCCTGGGCGCGAACCTGCTGTCCTCGGCCATCGCCAAGGCGGTGGCGGACAAGCCCAAGGTCGACGTGCAGTTCGATGTGGATTTCGGCGACGACACGCCGCTGACCTTTGTCGTCGGCGACTACGCCACGGCCGGCAAGCTGAAATACGTCGCCGGCTGGGGCAAGAACCGCCGCTTCGTCACCGAGGTCATCGAGGTCTCCTGCCTGCCGCAAGGCTATGGCGGGATCTGGGTCGGTGACGAGGCCGGCACGCCGAACGGCCTGCGAGCCTATGCAACCGGAACATTCCAGCCGGGCCAGCAGTCGGGCTGGGCGGAGGCCGCCACCGTCCCCGGTGGCTCCATCGACATGGGCATGGTGCTGACCAACCTGTCGGATGACGGCAACCGGATCTGCGTCAAATGGGTGGATGGCACCCAGGCCGCTGCCGATCCTTTCCTGACATGGGCCTTCGGGTCTGCCGAGGACTATCCCTGGACCTCGGCCATGATCGGCACCGGCAAGGCCTATGCCATCGTCACCACGCGCTACGATTCGGACTCGCTGACCAGCAAGCCCAGCTACCTGTTCCAGCCGGCACCGCTGCCGATGTATGACCCGCGCAAGGACAGCACGGCCGGCGGCTCGGGCGCGCATCGCTGGGGCAACCGCGCGACCTATGAGGCCACGCGCAACCCGGCGGTCATCGCCTACAACATCGCGCGCGGCATCTATTTCGGAAGCGAATGGATCTTCGGCGGCCGCAACCTGCCGGCCTGGCGGCTGCCGCTGGCCGAGTGGTTCGCGGCCATGAACGCCTGCGACGCGACCGTAAACCTTGCGGGTGGCGGCACGGAACCGGCGTTCCGCTGCGGCTTGCAGATCAGCGCCGACATGACGCCCGCCGACGTGCTGGAGGAAATCGGCCGCGCGGCGAACATGCGCTTCGCCGAGGTCGGCGGCATGC
This portion of the Paracoccus sp. N5 genome encodes:
- a CDS encoding DUF4145 domain-containing protein, yielding MDDLLPIAGILICQKCYYPILAVFEATRIELINHTKELRKIGTTSKANSRFSMDELRLFPEPKSPQSHSSWPDRVQRLVPDIERMIQQGFDPSIPISTSRTVIDLCTKDLGGEGKSIFDRINDLLAKGIITKPIADWAHKVRLLGRDATHDADGTVEEVAELVNFIHFFLKAAYELSDDIAKGISESDAR
- a CDS encoding DUF2190 family protein, which codes for MKNWVQPGEHITVPAPAEVSGGEGVLVGAIFGVAQGDADVGEPVVLVRRGVFELPKTSAQAWTAGAKVYWDAAAKLVTTTASGNTLIGAAVEVAANPSASGIVLLDGAIR
- a CDS encoding phage tail tube protein codes for the protein MPATNAQIGLGSRFGIKNGATYTAVAEVTRITPAGWSRNTVDATHLESPDAYAEFIAGLKTGSDCTFDVNWIPAPSDPLLAAFEAGDGDFQILFPSGTVAMQFAGVVTEFKPGEVSPEGKLSASVTIKPSGKPLIVTVPAP
- a CDS encoding IS5 family transposase (programmed frameshift), with protein sequence MNLARNLISDDEWTFFEGFIRAVRHPNGRKPADHRLVLNGIFWIARTGAPWRDLPEEFGKWSSVYRQFRRWTLAGLWEDILDALNHAGIAPDKLQMVDSTVIRAHHHAAGAKGGPPKEALGRSRGGFSTKIHLRVNGAGLPMRTEITPGQDSDYTGYDMVMADNLPQPAVLVADRGYDSDKIREDIESRNALPMIPMRRNRRVRKAVDMTIYTLRNMVERCFNKLKNSRRLATRYDKTAESFLGFVDVACIRLWLRHLST
- a CDS encoding phage tail length tape measure family protein; its protein translation is MATNVGVLKATLGLDTAGFSAGIGKAKTEITGLNDTATRAGAQLRSAAGANANLVSQFNDIGVMLAAGQSPLQLALQQGTQISQVLSQMGGGVGALRALGSAFVGMLNPVSLATIGVIGFGAAAVQWLMPAKEEAKKTKSAFDQLKDSMSTYNDALSLSLLYTGEAEKKYGEEAQRGADIAQRIMLIEAEKTRSSVSSILAKAYSDMGFDAFGDRGIDGAGRIASANLAEAAGKLGFKSSWSDTLFGVGGISRENLALAESLGNTMRDIYTYVSQPVPDGGLDDYLIGLRQHLDDYTAQLNALKDAGADESALNAINEQMVPLQRALLEGEAKRAEIRAADAAKATEMLGTLEQQLYMNQLVAEHGKESVEVRQAELDAEYAKQVAAIESLNITDEQKESLYDALGALHDNESQTLAWADAMAQVNAELQGAYSLIASIGGGMIMNAKINAARAVREAGGSALEARRAGEIAARKQEILNGRDTFGSQYFGMSDVELQGHLDQVDIDQSLQDEWSGLITEPRRSRGGGSGRGGRGRRGAKRERANEFERATADIQSQTEAYQRQAEAIAQVTAAGGDWEHALAVIEEEQKLLNAAQKAGVPITEEMKAKVKEWAEANITAEETLERIRTATERGTDTARDFFGSILDGKDAAMQALEQLLAQIAKVQFAKGMLGLIGSTSWGSTIIKGIGDLQSFDGGGDTGPGPRAGGLDGKGGFLAMMHPDETVIDRTKGQSVGGGVILVEIDKSPYFDARVTQIADQSSANMGKAVSASIKPTVQQYQVNPRKNR